Within the Desulfovermiculus halophilus DSM 18834 genome, the region CATTTTCTTGGTCAACAGGTCCTGATACCGATTATTCACCGTTTCGTAGTCCCGCTCCAGGTTGGTCAGCTCAAGCTCAACCTGGGACGTCCCTTCTATTCTGGTTTTATAGCGTTGTATTTCCCTGCGGATCTGGTTGATTTGGGACTGATATCTCCCGATTTGATCTTGCATTGCCTGCAGTTCGGGGGAATAGGCGGCAGGATCTGAAATTCCTGATCCGGTTGGGTTGGGTATGTTCACATCAGCCACAATAGAGTTGCTCCTGATGTTACCGGACTGCAATCTTTTTTTAAGTTGATTAATCTTTTGCGTTAATGCGATAACGTCCGGATGCCTATCAGTATAACGTATCAATAAGTCATTCAATTGACTGTTCAAATTTTTAATCTCTTCAATCAGAAGTTCTTCATTTGTCATATCATCATTTTGATTTAATGATAATTGCGACATATACAGCATGTATCTTTGTTTTTCTGATGCCAGCTTATCTTCTAAACCACTCATCTCATCTTTTAACTGATTGAGTATATTAAGATTTGATTGCAACTGACTGGGAAGCATCCCCATATGTTCCCTTTTGAATTTATTTAAAACTTCATCCTTTTCAGACAACTCCTTCCTGAGCCTCGCCACCTCAGCATCTAAAAACTCTGTTGTTCCAGTTGCCATTTCCTCGCGCATTTTGCTATTTTCAGCGATAAATCTTGACGCAATATCGTTTGTAACCTCGGCTGCAATATTTGGATCATTCCATTGAAAGGACAACTCAATTATCCCATACTCATCTAAGTATTGTATCTCTATATTTTCTTTTATATTACTTATATAATCTGTACCTTCTCCATTTGTATTAACTGAGAACCTTTGATTGGCGTTGCCCTGATCTACAATTAAGTTGCTCACAAATGTTTGTACCTTATGAAAAACATCGTTATCTTGTTTATTCTCAAAAACATTCAAGTTATGTTTTTGAGCTATTTCTTGTATGTTTTCTTTTCTTTTAATCTGTTGTCCTATTTTCATGATACGTAGAATAATATCATCCCTTACTGAGGGCTCAACATAGGACGAGGAGACTGTTTGGTCTTCCAGCAATATCCTTGTTTGAGCTTTATATATTTTGTCACTGATATAAATGATTCCGACACCTATTGCGATGCTTGTCAGCAATGGAATGATTATCCACAGCTTTCTTCTGCGGGCAATGTCCAGGTACGGGGAGATTTCGACCTTTGGCATGCTCATGATTACTTACCATATCTGGTTAAAGGGTGAGGCTTATTTTTACACTCAATGCTGTGCGAAGACTGTGCCAAGCAGATGACTTTCCATGCTCACGCCATGTATCCTCCTCCGTCATTCCTGTGAATTTGCCTGAAGTGACCTCATCCTGATGCGCAGACACACATATTTTGTGCCCACCACATAGCTTCCCAGGCATATACGGGCAGAAATCATATTTTCCGTAGCCTTGCGTGTTGCATGCATGCTTGAGGCAGGGGGGATGGGGTCTGGGAAGGACAGAGGCTTGGCTTGAACCTGGATTGAAGCAATTCTCAAGGCAAGTAGCTGCAATATTATCATTTGCAGACACATGTATGGTGCGCGGAAATCCCTAGCGGACTATCCGGGATTGTATCCCTGGTCTCAGTAACGAACCAGAATAGTACGATTTTGGGCCAAAGGATTGCGTATTTGTGAGTCACAATTCGCTATGCAATCTTTTTCACGTGCCGTGAAACTGTATGCAATGAACAGCACACGGCTCAAAGAAAGACCTGCCTTCACCTCGACAAGCCCACATGCCTGCCAAAACGCAGGAACGACGAAACATGGACCTGAATTGAGCATTTCTCAACGTAAAACACAAAATCTTTCGTCATTTCGAGCACATGAAAGGTGCGTGGCAATCTCGTCCAAACATTATGCAAAGAACCTTCCGCACCCATTTGTACAAAAATAATGACCTAACATCCTGTTTATTATGTATCTATATGAAATGTCCCTGTATTTTGCGTGTTAAGCGATGGCTTGAGCTTTGTATGTTTATTTCTGCCTACCCAGTAGACAAGTAGAGACAATACAAGAGATTCTTCAGTCGCTACGCTCCTTCAGAATGACAAGCGGAATCACCGGAACCAGCGGGCCGCCATTCTTTCTTCTTGTCATTCTGAGCGAGTCTGCACGCGAAGAATCTCTGATCAGAATCAGCTAAATGAAAACAATGTCTTAGGATCTGGTTTTTGCGAAGTATGTTATTTTCACTCTTCGTTGTGCCAGTCAGGGCATGTTGGGTCAGTAGGTCACGAACATGGTGTTCGACTTGCATGCCAGCTGGGATAGGAGAGATGGATCGGCTTGTTGAACAATAAAGGCAAGGCCGAGCAGGTGAGAACTCAACCCACAGTGTGATGATATGTACTTACAGCATTTCGGACTCAACCAGGAACCGTTTCATATTACTCCAGATCCTCGGTTTTTCTATCTGAGCCCGAGCCACAAGGAAGCTTTTGCCGCATTCATATACGGAATCAAAAACCGGAAGGGTTTTATTGCGGTCATTGGCGAGGTTGGTTTGGGCAAGACCACGGTTCTGCGGACGTATCTGGATCAAAAGAACTCCAAGGGAAAGATAAAAACAATTTTTGTCTTTAACCCCAATATAACTTTCAAAGGGCTGGTCAAGATCATTTACGCCGAACTTGGGCTTTCCTTACCCCAAAGCACCGCCTCTGAAAACAGCGAAGACTCAAGCCGTGCCGCCCAGAGTACTGCTTCGGACGAAATCTTCGACCTTGTCCATAATCTTCATCTGGAGATGATCCGAGAATTTTCCGAAGGGACAACCGTGGTCCTGATCATAGATGAAGCCCAGAACATGCCGGTTGATACTCTGGAAAATCTCAGACTGCTTTCCAATCTTGAAAGCTCGACCAGCAAGCTCCTGCAGATTGTGCTCATTGGTCAGCCTGAACTGGAAAAAACCCTGAACCGGCAGGAATTGCGGCAGCTGAAGCAGCGGATAGCCATCAGGGCCATTCTGCGGCCGCTGAACAAAAAGCAGACCAGGGATTACATCCGGCATCGCATAAAGCGAGCCGGACGGCCCGGAAGATTGCCTTTCACCCGCAGTGCATTAGCCCTGATCTATAAAAAGACCCACGGAACCCCCAGATCAATCAATATCTTGTGCGACAATGCTTTGATCACTGCCTATGGCTACGGAAAAGACAAGGTGGGGACAGCAATCATTCGGGAGGTCTATCAGGATATTTCTGGTCAAAGCTTTCACGGCCGGAAAAAACTCGCCTACTCCATGACAGCCGCCTTTGGCCTTGTCGTCGCCGCAGTCCTGCTGGCCGGATGGCAATACGGGCCTGAGCCGCTGATCAAATGGACCTCCAAACTGCAGTCTGCGGCCTTCAGTCTGTCAAAGCCGCAGGATTCCGGGCAGCCGACAACTCCGGAGCCGATTCAAGAAACACGCCCCTCCCACCAGGCTGAGGTTTCAGGTCCGGATACACGGGTCCTGCAAATGCCGGTTCCGCCTTTACTTCCCCAAGAGCCTGAATCGGCGATCCAGGCATCGGTTCCTCCCCAGCCATCCCAGCCCGGTCCTGAAGTTGCGTACCCGGTCAGCACACAAGCCGTCCTGGACCAAGATGTAAAAGACATCCCCCCGAATGGGTCCGCACCGGCCGAGCAGGAACCTTTGACACAGGAAATCACTCGTCTGCTCACCGATACTCCCAGAAAAAGAATCCATGATCAGCTCGATGCCTTTTTCTCATTCTATGATCTCCTCTCTCCAACCCGTCAATTGGTCCTGGTCGAAATGTACCAACAAATGAGCATGAACGGTTTTTTAACTTTTGAGCGCATGATTGACGCCTTGTACGAACAAGACTTTGATGAAGCCTCACGGCAAATGATTTTCTCCCAATGGCACGATCGGATTGGTCGACCTGCCGATGAGCTTGCACGTATTATGAAGTCCAATGATCCCCGCGAGCTGACCCAATGGATCGCTAGACATGGCTCATAACAAAAGGCCGCTCCGGAATTCCGGGGCGGCCTTTTGAAGTGAACCGACGTACAGCCGGATCTTACTCTGAAAACCCGGTATGGTACAGGGAATACTCAGTTTTTCCTCCCAGCAGTTCGTCAATCTCCTTCTGCACTTCCTGCCGCTCCTTGCTCTCCAGCCAGCGCTGCCAATCCCGAAGGGAATTCCACATGCTGACCACAAGATACTCATCTTCCCGATCCACATTACGCAAGGTTTCACCGGAAATGTAGCCGTGCTGCTGCATGGCCAGAGTCCGCATTTTCCGAAACAAGGGAATCATCTCCCTGGCCTTGTCCTCTGGCACAACGCGTTTGATGAATGCTTTGACCATACGCCCTCCTTTGAACACTTGGAGTTGAAGAAAAACGAGGCTGCCATTGCACGATACCCGAAGAACGTCTGCACTGAAACGAACCTTTTGTGCGCTGCTGCCCGCTCCTGGGTGTAACCAGGCAGCGAGCGTGCTCGGTCTGATGCCTGCATCACTTCACATCTTCCAGAATAATCCGGCAGTCGGCGACTGTCGCTCCCTTGCCCTGAGCGTGAACCATAAGCGGATTGATGTCCATCTCCTGGATCTGAGGATGATGCAGAGCCATGTCAGATAAGCCGACCAAGAGCTTTTCGATCTTTTCCACATCCGCTTTTTCTTGGCCCCGGAATCCGGTCAGCATCTTATATCCCTTGATTCCCCGGACCATCCGCCTGGCCTCGTTCCGCCCGACCGGAGCAAGACGAAAGGACACATCCTTGAAGACCTCGACAAAGATGCCGCCCAGGCCGAACATGAGCAGCGGTCCGAAGATAGGATACCGGTTAAGCCCCAGAATGACTTCCTGCCCCTTTTCAGCCATTTTCTGGACCAGAACACCTTCCAGGGTTGCCTCGGAATCATATTCTCGGGCATTGGCCATGATCGTGTCAAAGGCCTGCTCAGCTTCCTGTTTGTCCCCGACATTCACCACCACCCCGCCTGCATCAGACTTATGCAGGATCTGGGGTGAGACGATCTTCATGACCACCGGAAACCCCATCCCTTCGGCCAGCTCTCCGGCCTTCAAAGCGCTGGAAGCCAGCTCGGTGGGAAGGACGTCAAAGCCATAACATTGCAGGAGCCGGAGCCCGTCCAGCTCCCCCAGGCTGGTCTTGCCCTGATCCAGGCACTCCCGGATAATCCGTTCGGCTTCCTGCCTGTCGTTGTCCTGGGTGAACTCAGCCAGCTGCTGCCGGTTGATCCATTTGGAAAAGCGGTACAATACGCCGAAGGCCTTGGCTGCGTTCTCCGGAAAGCGAAAGACGGGATACCCTTGTTCCTGCAAATATTGCACCCCTTTGGATACGTCAACCACCCCCATGAAGCAGCAAATAACCGGTTTGGTCGATTCCCGGGCCACCTTGACCACCGCCTCGGCAGTCGCCAGGGCATTGGTCATGGACTGGGGAGTCAGGATAACCACCGCCCCATCCACTCCCTCGTCCCTGATCACGGCCTGCAGGGCGTGTTCGTAGCGTTCTTGGGCCGCATCCCCGATGATGTCCACCGGATTGTTCAGATTGGCCGTGCTGGGCAGATGGCTGTCCAGGGTCTCGATGGTCTCATCGCTGAACTTTGCGAGCTGCAGCCCGGAAGAGACCGTCATGTCCGTAGCCACGATCCCCGGGCCGCCGGCATTGGTAACAATGGCCACCCGGTTTCCGGCCGGGAGCTTCCGGGTCACTTTACCCAGTCTGCTCTGCTGCTTGTAGGTAAAAACCCCGGCAAAATCAAAGAGGTCGTTGATGGAATCAACCCGGATGATCCCGCTTTGTTCAAAGATTGCATCGTAGACAGCCTCGGATCCGGCCAGAGAGCCGGTATGAGATGAAGCGGCACTCGCACCGGCTGTGGTCCGTCCGGACTTGATGGCCAGGATCGGAGTCCGCCTGGGCCCGGAGGTTATCTCCTTGACCTTTTGTATAAACTCCGCTCCCCGCCGCAGCTCCTCGATATACATCAATATGACATCTGTATCCGGATCCTGATGTAGATACTCCAGC harbors:
- a CDS encoding antibiotic biosynthesis monooxygenase family protein; translation: MVKAFIKRVVPEDKAREMIPLFRKMRTLAMQQHGYISGETLRNVDREDEYLVVSMWNSLRDWQRWLESKERQEVQKEIDELLGGKTEYSLYHTGFSE
- the acs gene encoding acetate--CoA ligase alpha subunit, whose translation is MHELDTIFSPESLAVIGASATPGKVGHDIFRNILRGEYTGVLYPVNPGAKSVLSVKAYPTVLDIPGQVDMAMIILPPKYALEAVGQCIEKGVKGLVIVSAGFREVGGEGREVEDKIVDMCRESGVRLIGPNCLGVINPVSSASLNASFATRMPEPGNISFISQSGALCTSVLDVAADRQFGFSKFISIGNKADVDELDLLEYLHQDPDTDVILMYIEELRRGAEFIQKVKEITSGPRRTPILAIKSGRTTAGASAASSHTGSLAGSEAVYDAIFEQSGIIRVDSINDLFDFAGVFTYKQQSRLGKVTRKLPAGNRVAIVTNAGGPGIVATDMTVSSGLQLAKFSDETIETLDSHLPSTANLNNPVDIIGDAAQERYEHALQAVIRDEGVDGAVVILTPQSMTNALATAEAVVKVARESTKPVICCFMGVVDVSKGVQYLQEQGYPVFRFPENAAKAFGVLYRFSKWINRQQLAEFTQDNDRQEAERIIRECLDQGKTSLGELDGLRLLQCYGFDVLPTELASSALKAGELAEGMGFPVVMKIVSPQILHKSDAGGVVVNVGDKQEAEQAFDTIMANAREYDSEATLEGVLVQKMAEKGQEVILGLNRYPIFGPLLMFGLGGIFVEVFKDVSFRLAPVGRNEARRMVRGIKGYKMLTGFRGQEKADVEKIEKLLVGLSDMALHHPQIQEMDINPLMVHAQGKGATVADCRIILEDVK
- a CDS encoding AAA family ATPase, translating into MYLQHFGLNQEPFHITPDPRFFYLSPSHKEAFAAFIYGIKNRKGFIAVIGEVGLGKTTVLRTYLDQKNSKGKIKTIFVFNPNITFKGLVKIIYAELGLSLPQSTASENSEDSSRAAQSTASDEIFDLVHNLHLEMIREFSEGTTVVLIIDEAQNMPVDTLENLRLLSNLESSTSKLLQIVLIGQPELEKTLNRQELRQLKQRIAIRAILRPLNKKQTRDYIRHRIKRAGRPGRLPFTRSALALIYKKTHGTPRSINILCDNALITAYGYGKDKVGTAIIREVYQDISGQSFHGRKKLAYSMTAAFGLVVAAVLLAGWQYGPEPLIKWTSKLQSAAFSLSKPQDSGQPTTPEPIQETRPSHQAEVSGPDTRVLQMPVPPLLPQEPESAIQASVPPQPSQPGPEVAYPVSTQAVLDQDVKDIPPNGSAPAEQEPLTQEITRLLTDTPRKRIHDQLDAFFSFYDLLSPTRQLVLVEMYQQMSMNGFLTFERMIDALYEQDFDEASRQMIFSQWHDRIGRPADELARIMKSNDPRELTQWIARHGS
- a CDS encoding GumC family protein codes for the protein MSMPKVEISPYLDIARRRKLWIIIPLLTSIAIGVGIIYISDKIYKAQTRILLEDQTVSSSYVEPSVRDDIILRIMKIGQQIKRKENIQEIAQKHNLNVFENKQDNDVFHKVQTFVSNLIVDQGNANQRFSVNTNGEGTDYISNIKENIEIQYLDEYGIIELSFQWNDPNIAAEVTNDIASRFIAENSKMREEMATGTTEFLDAEVARLRKELSEKDEVLNKFKREHMGMLPSQLQSNLNILNQLKDEMSGLEDKLASEKQRYMLYMSQLSLNQNDDMTNEELLIEEIKNLNSQLNDLLIRYTDRHPDVIALTQKINQLKKRLQSGNIRSNSIVADVNIPNPTGSGISDPAAYSPELQAMQDQIGRYQSQINQIRREIQRYKTRIEGTSQVELELTNLERDYETVNNRYQDLLTKKMNAQLAEQLEMKQKGEHFRVVEAATPPLAPFKPDILYVMLLTLGLGLGVGGGAAYMREVLDPGFYSPEEVETYLETEVVVSLPFASQK